A genomic region of Marinobacter szutsaonensis contains the following coding sequences:
- a CDS encoding type II secretion system F family protein gives MEALGDKLWIFLALVFLAVFLLSQGLVIPVFGESRGARKRLNERMHKMTQGEEGQKRLSLMQEQYLRDLSPLEKRLESMHLLQPLVSLIAQSGYRTRAYRVLLLALLLAAVAAFVGFSMTKAWWAPVVLAPLAASAPFLYLRNKRSKRIAKIEEQLPDVVDVIIRALRAGHPFIEAIRLVSTEMPSPVKEEFQKTFNEINYGGDVRAALFGLLQRVPSVLVMALITAVLVQRESGGNLAEVLEKIAGVIRGRFRFQRRVRTLSAEGRISAWVLTMTPFVLFVLISLVNPDYMPMLIESPRGADIVLIALILIVIGVFWIKKILNIKV, from the coding sequence ATGGAAGCGTTGGGAGACAAACTCTGGATATTTCTGGCCCTGGTGTTCTTGGCAGTGTTTCTGCTCTCCCAGGGATTGGTGATTCCGGTTTTCGGTGAGAGTCGGGGCGCCCGAAAGCGGCTCAATGAGCGCATGCACAAAATGACTCAGGGGGAGGAAGGGCAGAAACGGCTCTCTCTCATGCAGGAGCAGTATCTCAGAGACCTGTCACCGCTGGAGAAACGCCTGGAATCCATGCACCTGCTCCAGCCACTGGTCAGCCTGATCGCCCAGAGCGGTTACCGGACGCGGGCCTACCGGGTGTTGTTACTGGCCCTTTTGCTGGCTGCTGTCGCCGCCTTTGTCGGCTTCAGCATGACCAAGGCCTGGTGGGCGCCGGTGGTGCTGGCGCCACTTGCCGCCAGTGCGCCTTTCCTCTATCTGCGCAACAAGCGCAGCAAGCGGATTGCGAAGATCGAGGAACAGTTGCCGGATGTGGTGGATGTTATCATCCGGGCCCTGCGGGCCGGGCATCCGTTTATCGAAGCGATCCGACTGGTCTCTACAGAAATGCCGAGCCCCGTGAAAGAAGAATTCCAGAAAACCTTCAACGAGATCAACTACGGCGGGGATGTCCGGGCGGCATTGTTCGGTCTCCTGCAACGGGTACCGAGCGTACTGGTGATGGCCCTGATTACTGCCGTGCTGGTGCAGCGGGAGTCTGGCGGCAACCTGGCGGAGGTGCTGGAGAAGATTGCCGGCGTGATCCGGGGGCGCTTCCGGTTCCAGCGCCGGGTCCGCACCCTTTCGGCAGAGGGCAGGATTTCAGCCTGGGTCCTGACCATGACGCCGTTTGTGCTCTTTGTACTGATCTCGCTGGTGAACCCGGACTACATGCCCATGCTTATCGAGAGTCCCCGGGGCGCCGACATTGTTCTGATCGCACTCATTCTGATTGTGATAGGCGTGTTCTGGATCAAGAAGATCCTCAATATCAAGGTGTAG
- a CDS encoding type II secretion system F family protein, translating to MEYVIGLLDTVIQDRQMAQYAFIGLMAVAVFCLALAGMYLVSTMFHPVRSRLHNVVAPEAAEAQREGPVSSFLKSTAPHFLPNKEGDRSRTRERLIHAGFRNDGALANFYAIKTLLIVGLPLAVFFALRWVPAVTTIEVVQAAAGAMLAGALGPNYALAKMIERRKRRLYNGFPDALDLLVVCTEAGYGLKPALQRVSDELVIGHPELAEELALVNSEMRAGVDRVDALKNLADRTGLEEIGGLVSLLSQSLRFGTSIAESLRIYSEEFRDKRMQRAEEEAGKISTKMIFPLVLCMFPAFFVVAIGPAVVGLLDHFQVY from the coding sequence ATGGAATACGTGATCGGATTGCTCGATACCGTCATACAGGACCGCCAGATGGCGCAATACGCCTTTATCGGCTTGATGGCGGTGGCCGTGTTCTGCCTTGCCCTCGCTGGCATGTACCTGGTCTCTACCATGTTCCATCCGGTGCGCAGTCGACTTCACAATGTTGTCGCCCCGGAGGCGGCCGAAGCACAACGGGAAGGTCCTGTATCCTCTTTCCTGAAATCAACCGCGCCCCATTTTCTGCCCAATAAAGAAGGGGACCGGAGCCGCACCCGGGAGCGACTGATACACGCAGGTTTCAGGAACGACGGTGCCCTCGCCAACTTCTATGCCATCAAGACCCTGTTGATCGTCGGCCTGCCGCTGGCGGTTTTTTTCGCCCTGCGCTGGGTGCCGGCGGTAACGACCATCGAGGTGGTGCAGGCAGCGGCTGGTGCCATGCTGGCTGGCGCGCTGGGGCCGAATTATGCACTGGCTAAGATGATTGAGCGCCGGAAACGCCGGTTATACAACGGCTTCCCGGATGCACTGGATTTGCTGGTGGTTTGCACAGAGGCCGGTTATGGCCTGAAGCCGGCATTGCAGCGAGTCTCCGATGAGCTCGTGATCGGCCATCCGGAGCTCGCCGAGGAGCTGGCTCTGGTAAACAGTGAAATGCGTGCCGGCGTGGATCGGGTCGACGCTCTGAAAAACCTGGCGGATCGCACCGGATTGGAAGAAATAGGAGGCCTGGTGTCATTACTCAGCCAGAGCCTGCGTTTTGGAACCAGCATAGCCGAGTCCCTGAGGATCTACTCGGAGGAATTTCGCGACAAGCGCATGCAGCGCGCAGAGGAGGAAGCGGGCAAGATTTCCACCAAGATGATTTTTCCCCTGGTGTTGTGCATGTTTCCGGCCTTCTTTGTGGTGGCCATTGGCCCGGCCGTTGTCGGGTTGCTGGACCACTTCCAGGTCTATTGA
- a CDS encoding TadE family protein yields MNITKQSGLHTVEFAVVGAMFFILLFASIEFGRLMFVWNTLDEMSRRAARVAVVCPIEHSAIRRVAMFDEPSTSGESPILKGLMESHISIDYLTSTGGVMADPAGNYLDIAFIRSEVSGFQHQLIIPFFFRTFELPPFVTVLPRESLGVSPEGTGCFGTIS; encoded by the coding sequence ATGAACATCACAAAGCAGTCGGGTTTGCACACCGTGGAGTTTGCCGTTGTCGGGGCGATGTTTTTCATCCTGTTGTTTGCCAGCATCGAGTTCGGGCGACTGATGTTTGTCTGGAACACCCTGGATGAGATGAGTCGTCGCGCCGCCCGGGTAGCCGTGGTCTGTCCGATCGAGCACAGCGCCATTCGCCGGGTTGCCATGTTCGATGAGCCGAGCACCTCCGGTGAGAGTCCCATACTCAAGGGGCTGATGGAATCCCATATCTCGATTGACTATCTGACCTCCACCGGTGGCGTTATGGCTGATCCGGCGGGCAATTATCTCGACATTGCCTTTATTCGTAGTGAAGTGAGCGGTTTTCAGCACCAACTGATCATTCCGTTCTTTTTCCGGACCTTCGAATTACCACCGTTCGTGACGGTCCTGCCACGGGAAAGTCTCGGGGTGTCGCCGGAAGGAACCGGTTGTTTCGGGACCATCAGTTGA
- a CDS encoding tetratricopeptide repeat protein: MIGQWMDATAGTKARNFARAGRRKLLGAGLITMLLFLSGCASGPQVKSGNAYTDLYEGKSELTFSTLMPVESAEEAIARGDAAYRQGKLDEAVFEYIRSLELDPENADTFYKVGAINQHKGAADKAASAFELALQLEPDHAGALEGLGLMLMKQRQHDRARTMLEKSVAADASRWQALNALGIMADLRSDFAAARDYYDRALAISPRNARLHNNLGYSFYLIGHWNRAEYQYQTALNIDPDHERAWRNLGQLYTRLERFDEALEALIKVMPEADAWNTIGYILMNEGNYRQAEEYFSKAAKASSSYHVTANDNLAQVRRLIARSGD, from the coding sequence ATGATCGGACAATGGATGGACGCCACGGCTGGTACGAAGGCTCGCAACTTTGCCCGGGCAGGGAGGCGAAAGCTGCTCGGTGCCGGGTTGATCACTATGTTGCTGTTCCTGAGCGGCTGTGCGAGCGGTCCCCAGGTAAAAAGCGGCAATGCCTACACAGACCTCTACGAGGGCAAATCCGAGCTCACCTTTTCCACCCTGATGCCCGTGGAGTCCGCTGAAGAGGCTATCGCCCGGGGTGACGCGGCCTATCGGCAGGGGAAGCTGGATGAGGCGGTGTTCGAATATATCCGCTCCCTGGAATTGGATCCGGAGAATGCGGATACTTTCTACAAGGTAGGCGCCATCAATCAGCACAAGGGTGCAGCGGACAAGGCGGCCTCGGCGTTTGAGCTTGCCCTCCAGCTCGAGCCGGATCATGCCGGTGCGCTCGAAGGCCTGGGCCTGATGCTCATGAAACAACGGCAGCACGACAGGGCCAGGACCATGCTGGAAAAGTCAGTCGCCGCGGATGCCAGCCGCTGGCAGGCCCTCAACGCACTGGGAATCATGGCTGACCTGCGCAGCGATTTTGCCGCCGCAAGGGACTATTACGACAGGGCCCTGGCCATTTCTCCCCGCAATGCGAGACTCCACAACAACCTGGGATACTCTTTCTACCTGATTGGCCACTGGAATCGTGCGGAGTATCAGTACCAGACGGCGCTTAATATCGATCCCGACCATGAACGTGCGTGGCGTAACCTCGGCCAGCTCTATACCCGCCTGGAGCGATTCGATGAGGCCCTGGAGGCGCTTATCAAGGTGATGCCGGAAGCGGATGCCTGGAACACCATTGGCTATATCCTGATGAACGAAGGGAACTATCGGCAGGCGGAAGAGTACTTCAGCAAGGCCGCCAAGGCGTCGTCCAGCTATCACGTGACGGCCAATGACAACCTGGCCCAGGTGCGGAGGTTGATTGCGCGCAGTGGGGATTGA
- a CDS encoding AAA family ATPase, protein MKARITVLIAGRKAQELQELEDMLGDQPGLALSKRLITNGHSDPLYNVKELPDALIFCTTSAWEDELRSLDDRPVTSRVPTVVTGPENMTIMRTAMRVGARDYFSFPAPKQEVLESLVRIAAELAPDSDSKGGMFAVINAKGGSGASTIAASLAHSLAERIEQRVALLDMDLQFGNLASAFDLHEGGGLVDAILRADNMDLMALEGHMLKHKSGLHLLGNGSDQLVVPGDIDEGQLQKLLALLRTGYDHTVVDLPRQIDSVTGMLLESADRVLLVLQQSISHVQDARRLLHYLTRYMGVPADRIGIVVNRWDKRLALTAGDIEKALGIGDMTFIPNDYAKVAESSNLGVPLLEAAPGSPVSRSMVRMAETLSGKKVVPQSGLGRMWRKLAGA, encoded by the coding sequence ATGAAAGCACGTATTACCGTTTTGATTGCCGGGCGTAAGGCCCAGGAATTGCAGGAGCTTGAAGACATGCTCGGCGACCAGCCGGGCCTTGCCCTTAGCAAGCGTCTGATTACCAACGGGCATTCGGATCCGCTCTATAACGTCAAGGAACTGCCGGATGCGCTGATCTTCTGCACCACGTCCGCCTGGGAAGATGAACTCCGATCCCTGGACGATCGCCCCGTCACCAGCCGGGTGCCAACCGTGGTGACCGGGCCGGAAAACATGACGATCATGCGAACCGCCATGCGAGTGGGTGCACGGGACTATTTCAGCTTTCCGGCACCCAAGCAGGAGGTTCTGGAATCCCTGGTCCGGATAGCCGCTGAACTGGCGCCGGATTCGGATTCAAAAGGTGGAATGTTTGCCGTAATCAATGCCAAGGGCGGATCCGGAGCCAGCACAATCGCAGCGTCCCTGGCCCACAGTCTGGCGGAGCGGATCGAGCAACGGGTGGCTCTGCTGGATATGGATCTGCAGTTTGGCAACCTGGCGTCGGCCTTTGACCTTCATGAGGGGGGTGGGTTGGTGGACGCGATCCTGAGAGCGGACAACATGGACCTGATGGCCCTCGAAGGCCATATGCTCAAACACAAGAGCGGCCTGCACCTGTTGGGTAATGGCTCGGATCAGCTTGTTGTGCCAGGGGACATCGATGAGGGCCAGCTACAGAAACTGCTGGCGTTGCTGCGCACCGGCTATGACCACACGGTGGTTGACCTGCCGCGCCAGATCGACAGCGTGACCGGGATGTTACTGGAGTCCGCCGACCGCGTGCTGCTGGTCCTTCAGCAAAGTATCTCCCACGTTCAGGATGCCCGCCGTTTACTGCACTACCTGACCCGCTACATGGGGGTGCCCGCCGATAGGATCGGTATCGTGGTGAACCGCTGGGACAAACGGCTGGCACTCACCGCCGGTGATATCGAAAAGGCTTTGGGCATCGGGGATATGACCTTTATTCCCAATGATTACGCGAAAGTGGCGGAGAGCTCGAACCTGGGTGTTCCGCTGCTTGAAGCCGCACCTGGTTCTCCGGTCAGCCGGAGCATGGTGCGGATGGCGGAAACGCTGAGTGGTAAGAAAGTGGTTCCACAGTCTGGCCTGGGCCGGATGTGGCGGAAACTGGCAGGAGCCTGA
- a CDS encoding CpaF family protein gives MELNRLNEFGKGEPEPPLVHNGSGPSLARRAEEEQERAWKQKIHQKLMKVLDLSLLGTLGKEEAERQLQEIGQRLMSEESIPLSLTARQRIIRQIQDDILGLGPLEPLLADKSIADILVNGHDSIYVERNGKLEKVDVSFHSDTHLLNIIDRIVSSVGRRIDESSPMVDARLKDGSRVNAIIPPLAVDGPLLSIRRFSIGRLSMESLMEKGTLTAPIAGLLESIVRGRLNVLISGGTGSGKTTLLNVLSGFVPENERIVTIEDSAELQLQQPHVVRLETRPPNIENKGEVTQRDLVRNSLRMRPDRIIVGEVRGAEALDMLQAMNTGHDGSMTTLHANAPRDALTRIENMVSMTGTTMPVKAIRSQVASAIDVVLQVERQEDGTRRLVSVQEINGMEGDVITMSELFNFRRVGRDEEGKVIGHYKATGIVPRFHEHLHQRGIAVPLSLFDPDFED, from the coding sequence ATGGAACTGAACCGACTGAACGAATTTGGCAAGGGCGAGCCGGAGCCACCCCTGGTGCACAACGGCAGTGGCCCGTCACTGGCCCGCCGGGCGGAGGAAGAGCAGGAGCGGGCCTGGAAGCAGAAAATCCATCAGAAACTGATGAAGGTTCTGGACCTGTCTCTCCTGGGTACCCTGGGTAAAGAGGAGGCCGAGCGCCAGTTACAGGAAATCGGCCAGCGGTTGATGTCAGAGGAGTCGATTCCACTTTCACTGACTGCACGCCAGCGCATCATTCGCCAGATTCAGGATGACATCCTCGGTCTCGGTCCACTCGAACCGCTGCTGGCTGACAAGTCCATTGCCGATATCCTGGTGAACGGTCACGACAGCATCTATGTCGAGCGCAACGGCAAGCTGGAAAAGGTGGATGTCAGTTTCCACAGCGATACCCACCTGTTGAATATCATTGACCGCATCGTCTCCAGCGTCGGGCGGCGGATTGATGAATCCTCGCCGATGGTGGATGCCCGACTGAAGGACGGTTCCCGGGTCAACGCCATCATTCCTCCCTTGGCGGTGGACGGACCGCTACTGTCCATTCGCCGTTTCTCCATCGGTCGCCTGTCCATGGAATCCTTGATGGAGAAGGGCACCCTGACCGCGCCCATTGCCGGCCTGCTGGAAAGCATTGTGCGGGGCCGGTTGAACGTTCTGATTTCCGGCGGTACCGGCTCCGGTAAGACCACGTTGCTGAATGTTCTGTCGGGATTTGTTCCGGAAAACGAACGGATCGTGACCATCGAGGATTCGGCGGAACTTCAGCTTCAGCAGCCTCATGTGGTTCGGCTGGAGACCCGGCCTCCCAACATCGAGAACAAGGGCGAAGTTACCCAGCGGGATCTGGTCCGGAACAGCCTGCGGATGCGGCCGGACCGGATCATCGTTGGCGAGGTCCGCGGTGCCGAAGCGCTGGATATGCTCCAGGCCATGAATACCGGCCATGACGGATCCATGACCACTCTGCACGCCAACGCTCCGCGGGATGCCCTGACCAGGATCGAGAACATGGTGTCCATGACCGGCACCACCATGCCGGTCAAGGCGATCCGGTCCCAGGTGGCATCGGCCATCGATGTGGTGCTCCAGGTGGAGCGCCAGGAGGACGGTACCCGTCGTCTGGTCAGTGTGCAGGAGATCAATGGCATGGAGGGCGACGTGATCACCATGTCCGAGCTGTTCAATTTCCGGCGCGTGGGCCGGGATGAGGAAGGCAAGGTGATAGGTCATTACAAGGCCACCGGCATAGTGCCCCGTTTCCACGAGCATCTGCACCAGCGGGGCATCGCGGTGCCCCTGTCGCTTTTCGACCCCGATTTCGAGGACTGA